One region of Parambassis ranga chromosome 12, fParRan2.1, whole genome shotgun sequence genomic DNA includes:
- the ptpn13 gene encoding tyrosine-protein phosphatase non-receptor type 13 isoform X1 has product MHVSLAEALEVRGGPLQEEEVWAVLSQSAESLQELFHKDPAAMGFIISPWSLLLMPSGNISFTDEYVTQQDLRAFTAPELLQGISLESVSDIEKMHMYSLGMTLFWGADYEIPQSQPMKLGEHLNSLLLNMCDDITLSRMSLRTVLDICSKHIRNSSCDPPFSYIRKLVRLVLGSLSQLDGLLTDRESLPERSKEIRERLRGKGLPSGRSAAPRVLERYRARTQDQTSLNRGLSRSMGSLPIQDLLKGEEAAALQYSLADYNPNSESPTDLYPKAPSLQYQRSYPHLHPLHPQQKGRPVELDRRSLPYYGGDLGPSQARKTWASSVDLACIDPEALRFGDLEDARRGSTALSTHSIGRRKSPLRASRERDSRYSEFGGLQSRKPHHNSALSVGSGFTGAYDRIKERQRKLQVLRQAVDDPVHTHQRYLSDYSSSSESPSVTSSDPDYRQAKKPSDVIRYGSQLALSNEQDALSPTTIHIPHRHRQHEGAADEGLAGAELLLQRQEEVQRLQAHLASRLSRSNLYPTDEPLVPTLTSIVDLQEPPYTSSALHRKSKNFHGPEFVKMASEPGVALSVPSSIMKRGKVEEVQRKVGVVLLNGQKLELSCDIKAVCKDVLDMVVAHIGLVEHHLFGLAYLKDNEFFFVDLDAKLSKVAPEGWKEDPKKRRTDVPFNLFLRIKFFLDDVNLIQHAMTKHQYYLQLRKDVLEERMRCNTENAMLLASLALQAEFGDYQPEIHGKAYFRSEHYLPVSIFDKVDQTTIKEELPKLHSNYYGASETEAEFEFLKVSQRLTEYGVHFHRVLPEKRSQTGIMLGVYSKGVLIFEVLNGNRTPVLRFPWRETKKISFTKKKICLQNTSDGIKHLFQTDSNKTCQYLLQLCSDQHKFHLQMKARQNNQELQELENSPLSSLHYPFNPRSGDGRTVNSGSLAPSLSTRSNPDHLKRISYSEVALNKAPSGPILAHDELRFPGFNPMASTGLSNPRIMSRSHHNLGQMPESPEHRMAEASHGQAHGGLIKPQPNQVSPHFQQHQRASSDTDSLSQQQDKSFGSVSHSSTAWSLSRSKKESDSSSIEDTGQAYVVGVSMHSSSGPSSTPASVNDSLKKKVSALPSPEREITTVNLKKDVKYGLGFQVVGGENTGRSDLGTIVSSVTPGGPADVNGCLKPGDRLISVNDVNLEGLSHAATIDILQNAPDDVTLVVSQPKERLYKDSPSGFAPFQARSSLKSLNSAQRRELDFDTSSEERAATGSPSPPLRSAASPSSTSSPVHQHASLSSQDSRTSSIAKTSQPPANGVQQGLERAAASTAQHHGPKPNVGLDPTPPALPPKTRKAKASEAPKVSEHSDWGDSDMDEETYSSSQEKLKGKKECIMESLNGNAPGVNSLRPGELFDVELSKKDSSLGISVTVLFGKGGVNTTVRHGGVYVKAIIPKGAAELDGRIQKGDRVVAVNGKTLEGATHEKAVEVLRDTGQMVHLLLEKGHLPAESVHAPLTPQCTPPSAVSDRDQTKNKEQPLEVKEKPEYSFITPDNVFEVCLLKNTSGLGFSFSREESIPDEPSGSSMVRVKKLFPGQPAAESGRINVGDVILRVNQTPLKGLSQHEVISALRGTGQEVTLLLCRPEHGVLPEMDTSAMTPIPSPRKEPVTLAEPSLNPARISSAPGSQGSWKQGPVEDALERLLLKTPGRQNSYSDSTDGDEEVEEAFSPSTLEHSRQTWDRSVYQTPSSNLGLGRYDSTGHLDDTIHSAFYSPNLSMTRSDLSNRSPLAADLESSTLSMVSSPSAPSPDPLPPPLPLPLNLTVSSNGQDMEDFVPEVELKVSLVKSEKGSLGFTLTKGNDHGCYIHDIVQDPAKEDGRLRPGDRMITVNDTDVSNMGHTEVVNLVRAAPRVVDLVVGRVLEAPKPPIEAHLLPDIWFKCDQEPLGLVLDGGCDSVYGVLFVKDILPGLLAFNEGSLRPLDLIHYISGAPTQDLTLSESTRLLELSLDDLTLKATRDGKPVFPEQSVSLLNNNISPKVSSSMNGFLKEEDSRDTDSLAALCPLEEEIIKVDLEKLPSGGLGFSVIGGERGIFVKSITPGGIAESSGRLQVGDRLLKVNEEIMTGVSHTKAVTTIRKTKGLVHLVVSRPSDQNPNTYLAYLPINSDKCNGNTDLSDDSGVKSKLCTPHDQLKSGSFPPIPPIDYDDDPLEEKLATEQSAELSEDTDCDGSSLPEDSPESSRKAPWQEESVDDLRNENYLQMGAGQPEEDEITWGSDELPIENMNSKSRGDGPIITEDELTSLPLVKVIPDGQYTGQKLNTVVRMMRGLLEQKVPLQEFENLQNLQPLDDCLIGQTKENKKKNRYKNIVPFDTTRVVLGKDGGYINANFIKMPVKDENFMYIACQGPLPTTLGDFWQMVWEQKSNVIAMMTQEVEGGKVKCQRYWPDTPRAAEMVDDRLRITLIKDQHLDNFVIRLIEVKDVQTNEVQIVTHLNYTGWPDHGTPSQPEQLLTFISYMRHVHRSGPIITHCSAGIGRSGTLICIDVVLGLISKDADFDISDVVRNMRLQRQGMVQTEDQYIFCYQVILYVLRCLQADENISG; this is encoded by the exons GGAGAAGTGCTGCTCCCAGAGTCTTGGAGCGCTACAGAGCGAGGACTCAGGACCAAACGTCTCTGAATCGAGGCCTCAGCCGTTCCATGGGTTCGCTGCCAATCCAGGACTTGTTGAAGGGAGAAGAGGCAGCAGCCCTACAGTATTCCCTGGCTGATTATAACCCCAACTCTGAATCCCCCACAGACCTGTATCCTAAAGCCCCCTCACTCCAGTACCAGCGCTCCTATCCCCATTTGCACCCACTACACCCTCAGCAAAAGGGGCGGCCTGTGGAACTGGACCGTAGGTCTTTACCCTACTACGGTGGGGACCTGGGACCAAGCCAGGCCAGGAAGACGTGGGCTTCCTCTGTGGATTTGGCTTGCATTGATCCAGAGGCTCTTCGTTTTGGGGATTTGGAGGATGCTCGGAGAGGCAGCACAGCATTGAGTACCCACTCCATAGGCAGACGCAAATCACCTTTGCGGGCGTCCAGGGAGAGGGATTCTCGCTACTCTGAGTTTGGTGGCCTGCAGAGTAGGAAACCTCATCACAACTCAGCACTATCTGTTGGCTCGGGCTTCACTGGTGCCTATGACAGGATCAAGGAGCGACAGAGGAAACTTCAGGTGCTAAGACAAGCAGTGGATG ACCCAGTCCACACCCACCAGAGGTACCTCAGTGATTACAGCTCCTCCAGTGAGAGCCCCTCAGTGACCTCCTCTGATCCAGACTACAGGCAAG CTAAGAAACCAAGTGACGTGATAAGATACGGCTCCCAGCTGGCACTTTCAAACGAACAGGATGCCCTGTCACCAACAACGATCCAcatcccacacagacacag GCAACATGAGGGGGCAGCTGATGAAGGATTGGCTGGAGCCGAGTTGCTCCtccagagacaggaggaggtgcagcGCCTCCAGGCCCACCTGGCCAGCAGGCTGTCCAGGTCCAACCTCTACCCCACAGACGAACCCCTTGTCCCAACTCTCACCTCCATTGTCGACCTTCAGGAGCCTCCCTACACTTCTTCTGCTTTGCACCGCAAAAGCAAG AACTTTCATGGACCTGAGTTTGTGAAGATGGCCAGCGAGCCCGGTGTTGCCTTATCTGTTCCTTCTTCGATAATG AAACGTGGCAAGGTGGAAGAAGTCCAGAGGAAGGTGGGCGTGGTGCTGCTGAATGGCCAAAAGTTGGAGCTGAGCTGTGACATCAAGGCAGTGTGTAAAGACGTCCTTGATATGGTGGTTGCTCACATCGGGCTTGTAGAGCATCATCTCTTTGGCCTTGCATACCTCAAAG acaacGAGTTTTTCTTTGTCGACCTTGATGCCAAACTGTCCAAAGTGGCCCCAGAGGGATGGAAGGAGGACCCTAAGAAAAGGAGGACTGACGTGCCTTTTAATCTTTTTTTGCGCATCAAATTCTTCCTTGATGATGTCAACCTCATACA GCACGCCATGACCAAACATCAGTACTACTTACAGCTGAGGAAAGACGTCTTGGAGGAGAGGATGCGCTGCAACACAGAAAATGCCATGCTGCTGGCATCACTGGCATTACAGGCCGAGTTTGGTGACTACCAGCCTGAG ATCCATGGGAAGGCCTACTTCAGATCAGAGCACTACCTGCCGGTGTCTATCTTTGATAAGGTGGACCAGACAACCATCAAGGAGGAACTGCCAAAACTTCACAGCAACTACTATGGAGCGTCTGAAACTGAGGCAGAGTTTGAGTTCCTCAAG GTGAGCCAGAGGCTGACGGAATACGGAGTCCATTTCCATCGGGTGCTTCCTGAGAAGAGATCTCAGACAGGCATCATGCTGGGTGTCTACTCCAAGGGGGTCCTCATTTTTGAAGTCCTTAATGGAAATCGTACCCCGGTGCTAAGGTTTCCCTGGAGGGAGACAAAGAAAATCTCCTTTACA aaaaagaagatcTGCCTTCAGAACACCTCAGATGGGATCAAGCACCTGTTTCAGACAGACAGCAACAAGACGTGTCAGTACCTGCTACAGCTGTGCTCTGATCAGCACAAGTTCCACCTGCAGATGAAGGCCCGGCAGAACAAccaggagctgcaggaactgG AGAACTCCCCCTTGAGCAGTCTGCATTATCCCTTTAACCCCCGCAGTGGAGATGGGAGGACGGTGAACTCGGGCAGCCTGGCCCCCAGCTTGTCGACACGTTCCAACCCAGACCACCTGAAAAGGATCTCATACTCGGAAGTAGCCCTCAACAAGGCACCTTCTGGCCCGATACTCGCCCACGACGAGCTTCGCTTTCCAGGTTTCAATCCAATGGCCTCCACGGGCCTTTCCAACCCGCGAATAATGAGTCGCTCCCACCACAATCTCGGGCAAATGCCAGAGTCACCTGAGCACCGAATGGCAGAGGCTAGTCATGGGCAGGCACACGGAGGACTGATTAAGCCACAGCCCAACCAAGTGTCCCCTCACTTCCAGCAACATCAGCGGGccagctcagacacagactctCTGTCACAACAACAGGACAA ATCATTTGGCTCAGTGTCTCACAGCAGCACCGCCTGGAGCCTCAGCAGGTCCAAAAAAGAATCTGACTCTTCATCCATAGAGGATACGGGCCAAGCATATGTAGTAG GTGTCAGCATGCACAGTTCCTCTGGCCCTTCCTCAACTCCAGCCTCTGTAAATG aTTCACTCAAGAAAAAGGTCAGTGCATTGCCATCTCCAGAGAGAGAAATCACAACCGTTAACCTGAAGAAAGATGTGAAATACGGACTGG gATTTCAGGTTGTAGGAGGGGAAAACACTGGCCGTTCAGACCTCGGGACCATCGTAAGCTCCGTCACTCCGGGAGGCCCCGCTGATGTCAATGGTTGCCTCAAACCTG GCGACCGGCTGATCTCTGTGAATGATGTAAACTTGGAAGGGCTCTCTCATGCCGCTACGATTGATATCCTTCAAAATGCTCCAGATGATGTGACTCTGGTGGTGTCACAGCCCAAAGAGAGGCTGTACAAAG ACTCTCCTTCAGGCTTTGCCCCCTTCCAGGCCCGGTCTTCATTAAAGTCACTTAATTCTGCTCAGAGACGAGAACTAGACTTTGATACCTCATCAGAGGAACGTGCAGCAACAGGAAGCCCGAGCCCTCCTCTCCGCAGTGCTGCCTCACCATCGTCCACCTCCTCGCCAGTCCACCAGCACGCCAGCCTCAGCTCTCAGGACTCTAGGACCAGCAGTATTGCTAAAACCAGCCAGCCTCCAGCTAATGGAGTTCAGCAGGGCCTAGAAAGAGCAGCTGCATCCACTGCCCAACATCATGGACCAAAACCAAATGTGGGTTTGGATCCTACCCCACCAGCTCTCCCACccaaaactagaaaagcaaaaGCATCAGAAGCTCCCAAGGTTTCTGAGCACTCCGACTGGGGAGATTCAGACATGGATGAGGAGACTTATTCCAGTAGTCAAGAGAAACTGAAGGGCAAAAAG GAATGCATCATGGAAAGTTTAAATGGTAATGCCCCAGGGGTCAATAGTCTCCGTCCAGGAGAACTATTTGACGTTGAGCTGTCCAAAAAAGACAGCAGCCTGGGCATAAGTGTCACGGTACTGTTCGGCAAG GGAGGAGTTAACACAACTGTTCGACATGGAGGCGTCTACGTCAAAGCCATCATACCAAAAGGTGCTGCAGAGCTTGACGGAAGGATACAGAAAG GTGATCGCGTGGTGGCCGTCAATGGAAAGACCCTGGAGGGAGCCACTCATGAGAAGGCAGTGGAGGTGCTACGAGACACCGGGCAG ATGGTGCACCTGTTGCTGGAGAAGGGTCACCTGCCCGCTGAAAGCGTGCATGCTCCCCTCACACCTCAGTGCACTCCGCCGTCTGCGGTCAGTGACCGAGACCAGaccaaaaacaaagagcagccGCTCGAGGTTAAAGAGAAACCAGAGTACAGCTTTATCACACCAG ATAATGTGTTTGAGGTGTGCCTGCTGAAGAACACGTCAGGCCTGGGCTTCAGTTTCAGTCGAGAGGAAAGCATCCCCGATGAACCCTCTGGCTCCAGCATGGTGCGGGTCAAAAAGCTGTTTCCTGGCCAGCCAGCTGCAGAAAGCGGTCGTATCAAtgtgggtgatgtcatcctgAGGGTCAATCAGACTCCCCTCAAAGGGCTCTCACAACAT GAGGTCATATCAGCTCTAAGAGGGACAGGGCAGGAGGTGACCCTGCTCCTCTGTAGACCTGAACATGGAGTTCTTCCTGAGATGGACACTTCAGCTATG aCACCCATACCATCACCTAGAAAGGAGCCAGTGACTCTTGCAGAGCCCAGCCTGAACCCGGCAAGGATCTCCTCTGCTCCTGGTTCACAGGGCAGCTGGAAACAGGGCCCAGTGGAGGACGCCCTGGAGAGGCTGCTGCTCAAAACCCCCGGCCGGCAAAACAGCTACAGCGACAGCACCGACGGGGacgaggaggtggaagaggccTTCAGCCCCAGCACCCTGGAGCACAGCAGGCAGACATGGGATCGGAGTGTTTACCAGACCCCAAGTAGCAACCTGGGACTGGGGCGCTATGACAGCACTGGCCATCTGGATGACACCATTCACTCTGCCTTTTATTCCCCAAACCTGTCAATGACAAGGTCAGACCTCAGCAACAG ATCCCCTTTGGCAGCTGATCTAGAGTCATCTACTCTCTCTATGGTGTCCTCTCCTTCTGCCCCAAGCCCAGatcctctcccccctccactGCCTCTGCCCTTAAACCTCACTGTGTCCAGCAATGGGCAGGACATGGAGGACTTTGTTCCA GAAGTGGAGCTAAAAGTCTCTTTGGTGAAGTCAGAGAAAGGCAGCCTTGGCTTCACCCTCACTAAAGGCAATGATCATGGATGTTACATCCATGACATTGTCCAGGATCCAGCCAAAGAAGATGGAAGGCTCAGGCCTGGGGATCGAATGATCACA GTAAACGACACGGACGTGAGTAACATGGGGCACACTGAGGTGGTGAATCTTGTTCGTGCCGCCCCTCGGGTGGTTGACCTGGTAGTAGGCCGAGTCCTGGAGGCTCCTAAACCCCCCATAGAGGCCCATCTGCTGCCTGACATTTGGTTTAAGTGCGACCAAGAACCACTGG GTTTGGTCCTGGATGGtggctgtgacagtgtgtacgGGGTCTTATTTGTGAAAGACATCCTGCCGGGCTTGTTGGCATTCAACGAAGGAAGCCTGAGACCACTCGACCTCATCCACTACATCAGTGGTGCTCCCACACAGGACCTGACTCTCAGCGAGAGCACGAGACTGTTGGAGCTCTCCCTCGACGACCTCACGCTGAAAGCCACGCG GGATGGAAAACCTGTTTTTCCTGAGCAAAGTGTCTCTCTTCTCAACAACAACATCAGCCCCAAGGTGTCGTCCAGCATGAATG GCTTCCTCAAAGAAGAGGACTCAAGAGACACGGATAGCCTTGCAGCACTTTGTCCATTAGAG GAGGAGATCATAAAGGTGGATCTAGAGAAGCTGCCGTCAGGAGGTCTGGGTTTCTCTGTAATTGGAGGGGAGCGGGGGATCTTTGTCAAATCCATCACACCAGGAGGAATAGCCGAGTCCTCAGGCAGGCTGCAAGTGGGAGACAGGCTGCTTAAA GTGAATGAAGAGATCATGACGGGCGTCTCCCACACCAAAGCTGTCACCACCATCCGTAAAACCAAAGGCCTGGTGCATCTTGTCGTCTCTAGACCATCTGACCAGAACCCAAACACATACCTGGCCTACCTGCCCATCAACTCTGACAAGTGCAACGggaacacag ATCTGAGTGATGACAGTGGAGTCAAGTCTAAGCTGTGTACGCCTCACGATCAGCTGAAATCTGGCAGCTTCCCTCCTATACCGCCAATAG ACTATGACGATGATCCGCTAGAAGAGAAACTAGCAACAGAGCAGAGTGCAGAGCTTTCAGAGGACACAGACTGTGATGGCTCCTCTTTACCTGAAGACTCTCCAGAG AGTTCCCGGAAAGCGCCCTGGCAAGAGGAGAGTGTTGACGATCTGAGGAATGAAAA CTACCTGCAGATGGGTGCCGGGCAGCCAGAGGAAGATGAAATCACATGGGGAAGTGATGAGCTGCCTATTGAGAACATGAACTCCAAATCAAGAGGTG ACGGGCCAATCATCACGGAGGATGAGCTGACCTCTTTGCCTCTGGTCAAAGTGATCCCTGATGGCCAGTACACAGGCCAGAAGCTCAACACTGTCGTCCGCATGATGAGGGGACTTCTGGAGCAGAAAGTCCCCCTGCAGGAGTTTGAA AACCTTCAGAACCTGCAGCCACTGGATGACTGTTTAATCGGTCAGACGAAagaaaataagaagaagaacCGCTACAAGAATATCGTTCCCT TTGACACAACCCGAGTCGTGCTTGGTAAAGATGGAGGATACATCAACGCCAACTTTATTAAGATGCCCGTAAAGGACGAGAACTTCATGTACATCGCCTGTCAGGGGCCGCTGCCCACCACTCTGGGTGACTTCTGGCAGATGGTGTGGGAGCAGAAGTCCAATGTGATTGCTATGATGAcgcaggaggtggaggggggcaAAGTCAAATGTCAGCGGTACTGGCCGGACACACCCAGGGCAGCGGAGATGGTGGACGACAGGTTACGGATAACGTTGATCAAAGACCAACATCTGGACAACTTTGTCATCCGACTCATCGAGGTCAAAGATGTCCAG ACCAATGAAGTCCAGATTGTAACTCATCTAAACTACACCGGATGGCCCGACCACGGAACTCCCTCACAGCCCGAGCAGCTGCTCACATTCATCTCCTACATGAGACACGTTCATCGATCAGGGCccatcatcacacactgcaGCGCAGGCATCGGCCGTTCAGGGACCCTCATCTGCATAGACGTGGTTCTGGGTCTCATCAGTAAAGATGCTGAT TTTGATATTTCAGATGTCGTAAGAAATATGAGACTCCAGAGACAGGGAATGGTCCAGACGGag GACCAGTATATCTTCTGCTATCAAGTGATCCTCTATGTCCTCAGATGCCTTCAAGCTGATGAAAACATCTCAGGATAG